The proteins below are encoded in one region of Hordeum vulgare subsp. vulgare chromosome 3H, MorexV3_pseudomolecules_assembly, whole genome shotgun sequence:
- the LOC123445235 gene encoding dynamin-related protein 3B-like isoform X2 has product MADDHYNPASASAPSSAAAAAAEAAAVVGSSVIPIVNKLQDIFSQLGSSSTIDLPQVAVVGSQSSGKSSVLEALVGRDFLPRGSDICTRRPLVLQLVHQPRRPADADKDEWGEFLHHPGRRFYEFPDIRREIQAETDREAGGNKGVSDRQIRLKIYSPNVLNITLVDLPGITKVPVGDQPTDIEARIRTMILSYIKHKTCIILAVSPANADLANSDALQMARQADPDGSRTIGVITKLDIMDRGTDARNFLLGNVIPLRLGYVGVVNRSQQDINSDVSVKQALIREESFFRTHSAYNGLAKHCGIPQLAKKLNQILVQHIRTILPGLKARISSQLTAIAKEHAFYGDPVESKAGQGAKLLNILAKYCDAFSSMVEGKNEDISTIELSGGARIHYIFQSIFVKSLEGVDPCEDVTDEDIRMAIQNATGPRSALFVPEVPFEVLVRRQISRLLDPSLQCADFIYEELVKMSHRCLCNELQQFPILRRSMDEVIGKFLRDGLKPAQDMIAHIIEMEADYINTSHPSFIGGSKAVEQAQQQVRAARLPATVVRRDGVDADRPQASEKTQKARALLGRTTGVNGVITDQIQGVRSAAEAERPGSSGSGSTSFWGSIFTSSEDRAPSSARGSSTNKSYASATPNLEHSFSSIQLKEPPLVLKPSENHSEQEDLEIAITKLLLQSYYNIVRKNVEDFVPKAIMHFLVNHTKRELHNFLITTLYREELFGDILREPDEITTKRRQIRDTLKVLQQAYKTLDEIPLEAETVERGYSLDSDATGLPRVHGVYDGSSPYSTPKQTRPRKSSHSGEQQQPFSGNGF; this is encoded by the exons ATGGCTGACGACCACTACAACCCCGCCTCCGCGTCCGCGCcgtcttcggcggcggcggcggcggccgaggccGCGGCGGTGGTGGGCTCCTCGGTGATCCCGATCGTCAACAAGCTGCAGGACATCTTCTCGCAGCTGGGGAGCAGCTCCACCATCGACCTGCCGCAGGTGGCCGTCGTCGGCAGCCAGAGCAGCGGCAAGTCGAGCGTCCTCGAGGCGCTCGTCGGCCGCGACTTCCTCCCGCGCGGCTCCGACATCTGCACGCGCCGCCCGCTCGTCCTCCAGCTCGTGCACCAGCCGCGACGCCCAGCCGACGCCGACAAGGACGAGTGGGGCGAGTTCCTGCACCACCCCGGCCGCCGCTTCTACGAGTTCCCCGACATCCGACGCGAGATCCAG GCAGAAACGGACAGGGAGGCTGGCGGCAACAAGGGCGTCTCAGATAGACAGATACGTCTGAAGATCTATTCGCCAAATGTTCTCAACATCACTTTGGTCGATCTGCCTGGAATTACTAAGGTGCCAGTTGGTGACCAACCAACTGACATTGAGGCCAGAATAAGGACTATGATATTGTCATATATCAAGCAcaagacatgcatcatattggctgTTTCTCCAGCAAATGCAGATTTAGCAAACTCTGATGCTCTTCAAATGGCTCGGCAAGCCGATCCTGATG GTTCTCGAACAATTGGTGTTATCACAAAG TTGGACATAATGGACCGGGGCACTGATGCCCGGAATTTTTTGTTGGGAAATGTCATCCCATTACGACTTGGTTATGTTGGTGTTGTAAACCGCAGCCAACAG GATATCAATTCAGATGTCAGTGTCAAGCAGGCTCTGATCCGAGAAGAAAGTTTCTTCCGTACTCATTCG GCATACAATGGTCTTGCTAAGCACTGTGGGATACCACAGTTAGCAAAGAAGCTAAACCAG ATCTTGGTCCAACATATAAGAACTATTCTGCCTGGACTGAAGGCACGCATAAGTTCTCAATTGACAGCCATTGCTAAGGAGCATGCCTTTTATGGTGACCCAGTCGAGTCCAAG GCTGGGCAAGGTGCTAAGCTTTTGAACATTCTAGCTAAATATTGTGATG CTTTCTCGTCTATGGTAGAAGGAAAAAATGAAGATATATCAACAATCGAGCTTTCTGGTGGAGCAAGAATTCACTATATTTTTCAATCAATCTTTGTCAAAAGCTTAGAG GGTGTTGACCCTTGCGAGGATGTCACTGATGAAGATATCCGCATGGCTATACAGAATGCAACTGGTCCTAGGAGTGCTTTGTTCGTACCGGAG GTGCCATTTGAAGTCCTTGTGCGCAGGCAAATCAGCAGATTGCTTGATCCAAGTCTTCAGTGTGCAGATTTCATATACGAGGAGCTGGTTAAG ATGAGCCACCGTTGCCTTTGCAATGAGCTGCAGCAGTTTCCTATACTCAGAAGGAGCATGGATGAAGTAATTGGGAAGTTTCTACGGGATGGGCTTAAGCCAGCACAAGATATGATAGCACACATAATTGAGATGGAG GCCGATTACATAAATACATCTCACCCAAGTTTCATCGGTGGCAGCAAGGCTGTAGAGCAAGCACAGCAACAAGTTAGAGCAGCTAGATTGCCTGCAACAGTGGTTAGAAGG GATGGAGTAGATGCAGATAGGCCACAGGCTTCTGAAAAAACCCAAAAAGCACGTGCATTATTGGGTAGAACTACTGGTGTAAATGGAGTTATCACCGACCAGATCCAG GGGGTACGATCGGCTGCTGAGGCAGAGAGACCAGGATCTTCAG GTAGTGGAAGCACTTCGTTTTGGGGCTCAATATTCACCTCAAGCGAAGACCGTGCACCTTCTTCAGCAAGAGGTAGCTCAACGAACAAATCTTATGCTTCAGCTACTCCCAACCTGGAACATTCATTCTCTTCAATACAGTTAAAAGAG CCACCGCTAGTCCTCAAGCCTTCAGAAAATCATTCTGAGCAGGAGGATCTTGAAATAGCAATCACAAAATTGCTGCTGCAGTCATATTACAATATAGTAAGGAAAAATGTCGAGGATTTTGTACCAAAAGCAATTATGCATTTTCTG GTTAATCACACGAAAAGGGAGCTGCATAATTTCCTCATAACTACCCTTTATAG AGAGGAGCTCTTTGGGGACATTCTCAGAGAACCTGATGAAATAACTACAAAGAGGAGGCAGATACGTGATACCCTTAAGGTCcttcagcaagcctacaaa ACTTTGGACGAGATACCGCTTGAAGCGGAGACAGTGGAGAGAGGCTATTCCCTGGATTCTGATGCGACGGGTCTACCACGTGTCCATGGGGTTTACGATGGAAGTTCACCATATTCGACCCCGAAGCAAACAAGGCCTAGGAAATCAAGCCACTCCGGGGAGCAGCAACAACCTTTCAGTGGCAATGGATTCTGA
- the LOC123445235 gene encoding dynamin-related protein 3B-like isoform X1 has protein sequence MADDHYNPASASAPSSAAAAAAEAAAVVGSSVIPIVNKLQDIFSQLGSSSTIDLPQVAVVGSQSSGKSSVLEALVGRDFLPRGSDICTRRPLVLQLVHQPRRPADADKDEWGEFLHHPGRRFYEFPDIRREIQAETDREAGGNKGVSDRQIRLKIYSPNVLNITLVDLPGITKVPVGDQPTDIEARIRTMILSYIKHKTCIILAVSPANADLANSDALQMARQADPDGSRTIGVITKLDIMDRGTDARNFLLGNVIPLRLGYVGVVNRSQQDINSDVSVKQALIREESFFRTHSAYNGLAKHCGIPQLAKKLNQILVQHIRTILPGLKARISSQLTAIAKEHAFYGDPVESKAGQGAKLLNILAKYCDAFSSMVEGKNEDISTIELSGGARIHYIFQSIFVKSLEGVDPCEDVTDEDIRMAIQNATGPRSALFVPEVPFEVLVRRQISRLLDPSLQCADFIYEELVKMSHRCLCNELQQFPILRRSMDEVIGKFLRDGLKPAQDMIAHIIEMEADYINTSHPSFIGGSKAVEQAQQQVRAARLPATVVRRDGVDADRPQASEKTQKARALLGRTTGVNGVITDQIQQGVRSAAEAERPGSSGSGSTSFWGSIFTSSEDRAPSSARGSSTNKSYASATPNLEHSFSSIQLKEPPLVLKPSENHSEQEDLEIAITKLLLQSYYNIVRKNVEDFVPKAIMHFLVNHTKRELHNFLITTLYREELFGDILREPDEITTKRRQIRDTLKVLQQAYKTLDEIPLEAETVERGYSLDSDATGLPRVHGVYDGSSPYSTPKQTRPRKSSHSGEQQQPFSGNGF, from the exons ATGGCTGACGACCACTACAACCCCGCCTCCGCGTCCGCGCcgtcttcggcggcggcggcggcggccgaggccGCGGCGGTGGTGGGCTCCTCGGTGATCCCGATCGTCAACAAGCTGCAGGACATCTTCTCGCAGCTGGGGAGCAGCTCCACCATCGACCTGCCGCAGGTGGCCGTCGTCGGCAGCCAGAGCAGCGGCAAGTCGAGCGTCCTCGAGGCGCTCGTCGGCCGCGACTTCCTCCCGCGCGGCTCCGACATCTGCACGCGCCGCCCGCTCGTCCTCCAGCTCGTGCACCAGCCGCGACGCCCAGCCGACGCCGACAAGGACGAGTGGGGCGAGTTCCTGCACCACCCCGGCCGCCGCTTCTACGAGTTCCCCGACATCCGACGCGAGATCCAG GCAGAAACGGACAGGGAGGCTGGCGGCAACAAGGGCGTCTCAGATAGACAGATACGTCTGAAGATCTATTCGCCAAATGTTCTCAACATCACTTTGGTCGATCTGCCTGGAATTACTAAGGTGCCAGTTGGTGACCAACCAACTGACATTGAGGCCAGAATAAGGACTATGATATTGTCATATATCAAGCAcaagacatgcatcatattggctgTTTCTCCAGCAAATGCAGATTTAGCAAACTCTGATGCTCTTCAAATGGCTCGGCAAGCCGATCCTGATG GTTCTCGAACAATTGGTGTTATCACAAAG TTGGACATAATGGACCGGGGCACTGATGCCCGGAATTTTTTGTTGGGAAATGTCATCCCATTACGACTTGGTTATGTTGGTGTTGTAAACCGCAGCCAACAG GATATCAATTCAGATGTCAGTGTCAAGCAGGCTCTGATCCGAGAAGAAAGTTTCTTCCGTACTCATTCG GCATACAATGGTCTTGCTAAGCACTGTGGGATACCACAGTTAGCAAAGAAGCTAAACCAG ATCTTGGTCCAACATATAAGAACTATTCTGCCTGGACTGAAGGCACGCATAAGTTCTCAATTGACAGCCATTGCTAAGGAGCATGCCTTTTATGGTGACCCAGTCGAGTCCAAG GCTGGGCAAGGTGCTAAGCTTTTGAACATTCTAGCTAAATATTGTGATG CTTTCTCGTCTATGGTAGAAGGAAAAAATGAAGATATATCAACAATCGAGCTTTCTGGTGGAGCAAGAATTCACTATATTTTTCAATCAATCTTTGTCAAAAGCTTAGAG GGTGTTGACCCTTGCGAGGATGTCACTGATGAAGATATCCGCATGGCTATACAGAATGCAACTGGTCCTAGGAGTGCTTTGTTCGTACCGGAG GTGCCATTTGAAGTCCTTGTGCGCAGGCAAATCAGCAGATTGCTTGATCCAAGTCTTCAGTGTGCAGATTTCATATACGAGGAGCTGGTTAAG ATGAGCCACCGTTGCCTTTGCAATGAGCTGCAGCAGTTTCCTATACTCAGAAGGAGCATGGATGAAGTAATTGGGAAGTTTCTACGGGATGGGCTTAAGCCAGCACAAGATATGATAGCACACATAATTGAGATGGAG GCCGATTACATAAATACATCTCACCCAAGTTTCATCGGTGGCAGCAAGGCTGTAGAGCAAGCACAGCAACAAGTTAGAGCAGCTAGATTGCCTGCAACAGTGGTTAGAAGG GATGGAGTAGATGCAGATAGGCCACAGGCTTCTGAAAAAACCCAAAAAGCACGTGCATTATTGGGTAGAACTACTGGTGTAAATGGAGTTATCACCGACCAGATCCAG CAGGGGGTACGATCGGCTGCTGAGGCAGAGAGACCAGGATCTTCAG GTAGTGGAAGCACTTCGTTTTGGGGCTCAATATTCACCTCAAGCGAAGACCGTGCACCTTCTTCAGCAAGAGGTAGCTCAACGAACAAATCTTATGCTTCAGCTACTCCCAACCTGGAACATTCATTCTCTTCAATACAGTTAAAAGAG CCACCGCTAGTCCTCAAGCCTTCAGAAAATCATTCTGAGCAGGAGGATCTTGAAATAGCAATCACAAAATTGCTGCTGCAGTCATATTACAATATAGTAAGGAAAAATGTCGAGGATTTTGTACCAAAAGCAATTATGCATTTTCTG GTTAATCACACGAAAAGGGAGCTGCATAATTTCCTCATAACTACCCTTTATAG AGAGGAGCTCTTTGGGGACATTCTCAGAGAACCTGATGAAATAACTACAAAGAGGAGGCAGATACGTGATACCCTTAAGGTCcttcagcaagcctacaaa ACTTTGGACGAGATACCGCTTGAAGCGGAGACAGTGGAGAGAGGCTATTCCCTGGATTCTGATGCGACGGGTCTACCACGTGTCCATGGGGTTTACGATGGAAGTTCACCATATTCGACCCCGAAGCAAACAAGGCCTAGGAAATCAAGCCACTCCGGGGAGCAGCAACAACCTTTCAGTGGCAATGGATTCTGA
- the LOC123445236 gene encoding uncharacterized protein At1g28695-like, with the protein MMGIQPNLLNQLVSLLLGASVAGVLIFFMSSAGIGTEPSAAGISSWVNGTMAVPVASAQEANHTSSSKVEGVASPQEASHNASQAAEDELQRLLREVADEHKTVIMTSVNEAWAAEGSLLDLFLESFRAGERIAHFVDNLLVVALDAGALERCRAVHPHCYLLPPVAGGNKNLSDEKVFMSKDYLDLVWSKVRLQQRILELGYNFLFTDVDIMWFRNPFERMSVAAHMVTSSDFYFGDPYNPVNAPNTGFLYVRSSARMVGVFEAWQHARLTFPGKHEQQVFNEIKFDLVDKRGLRVQFLDTVHNAGFCNNTRDFNTLYTMHANCCVGLAAKLHDLGNLMKEWRVYMGMDDAQRRGGPVRWKVPGICIH; encoded by the exons ATGATGGGGATCCAGCCGAACCTGCTGAACCAGCTGGTGTCGCTCCTCCTCGGGGCGTCCGTCGCCGGGGTGCTCATCTTCTTCATGTCCTCGGCCGGGATCGGCACGGAGCCGTCCGCGGCCGGCATATCCAGCTGGGTCAATGGAACCATGGCGGTGCCGGTTGCTTCTGCCCAGGAGGCTAACCACACAAGCTCAAGCAAGGTCGAAGGCGTTGCCTCCCCccaggaggccagccacaacgccAGCCAG GCGGCggaggacgagctgcagcggctgcTGCGGGAGGTGGCGGACGAGCACAAGACGGTGATCATGACGTCGGTGAACGAGGCGtgggcggcggagggctcgctgcTGGACCTCTTCCTCGAGAGCTTCCGCGCCGGGGAGCGGATCGCGCACTTCGTGGACAACCTCCTCGTCGTGGCCCTCGACGCCGGGGCGCTGGAGCGGTGCCGGGCCGTGCACCCGCACTGCTACCTCCTGCCGCCCGTGGCCGGCGGCAACAAGAACCTCTCCGACGAGAAGGTGTTCATGAGCAAGGACTACCTCGACCTGGTGTGGAGCAAGGTCCGGCTGCAGCAGAGGATCCTCGAGCTCGGCTACAACTTCCTCTTCACG GATGTGGACATCATGTGGTTCCGCAACCCATTCGAGCGGATGTCGGTGGCGGCGCACATGGTGACATCGTCGGACTTCTACTTCGGCGACCCGTACAACCCCGTGAATGCCCCGAACACGGGGTTCCTGTACGTGAGGTCAAGCGCACGCATGGTGGGTGTCTTCGAGGCATGGCAGCATGCGAGGTTGACTTTCCCGGGAAAGCACGAGCAACAGGTGTTCAACGAGATCAAATTCGACCTCGTCGACAAGCGCGGGCTCCGGGTGCAGTTCCTCGACACAGTGCACAATGCCGGGTTCTGCAACAACACCCGGGACTTCAACACGCTCTACACCATGCACGCCAATTGTTGCGTCGGCCTCGCAGCCAAGCTGCATGACCTTGGGAACCTAATGAAGGAGTGGCGAGTGTACATGGGGATGGACGACGCGCAACGTCGGGGTGGCCCCGTGCGGTGGAAGGTCCCTGGGATATGCATCCATTGA